Proteins found in one Cyprinus carpio isolate SPL01 chromosome B10, ASM1834038v1, whole genome shotgun sequence genomic segment:
- the LOC109097657 gene encoding LOW QUALITY PROTEIN: beta-galactosidase-1-like protein 2 (The sequence of the model RefSeq protein was modified relative to this genomic sequence to represent the inferred CDS: substituted 1 base at 1 genomic stop codon), with protein sequence MAIFSIRNNHRRRYVILFLSLACFIIYRHFRGPTGKIKINRSMGLRVNSSQFTLGGKPFRILGGSLHYFRLPRAYWMDRMVKMKACGLNTLTVDVPWSLHQPEKGELRFQGGLDIESFLHLAAEVGLWVILRPGPYIGSDLDLGGLPSWLLRDREMKLRTTYPGFIAAVNMYFDKLIPKMVPFQFKKGGPIIAVQVENKYGSHARDGNYMSFIKEALQERGISEVLLTSDDHEGLTYGGVQGALRTLNLQKMNHDDIKYLETVQPNSPVLVMELWTGRCDGWGGLHHSLPAEDLVAVVREILRRGMSINLYMFHGGTNFGFMNGALANPSYKALVTSYDYDAPLSEAGDYTPKYHLLRDLLSNFNGEILSEMPGLRWKEEYETHIFPQHLTLNESQNPSSSPSSLSNLNSNMENLSVNNGNGQAYGYPLYETTITRGGSLKSGRNIQDRALVYINKIXTQKFPKKNVELAVPDGKEKRTLSLLVENCGRVHYGKDMDNQRKGIVGNILLNHTPLRDFTIYSLDMTTDFIDSLYRAPWKSVPNKPSFPGFFQGRLFVNGYPSDTFMKLPGWSKGVVFINGQNMGRYWDAGPQQALFLPGPFLNSGMNQVIVFEEAEGDFKIQFEDSPDLGMTVDI encoded by the exons ATGGCTATTTTCAGTATAAGAAACAATCATAGGAGGCGATATGTTATTCTGTTTTTGAGTCTCGCGTGCTTTATTATATACCGACACTTCAG AGGTCCGACCGGAAAGATAAAGATAAATCGATCAATGGGTCTGAGGGTGAACTCTTCTCAGTTCACTTTGGGAGGAAAGCCCTTTCGTATTCTGGGGGGCTCTTTACACTACTTCCGCCTGCCCAGAGCGTACTGGATGGATCGGATGGTGAAAATGAAAGCCTGTGGTCTCAACACTCTCACTGT TGATGTGCCATGGTCTCTCCATCAACCAGAGAAAGGAGAACTACGTTTCCAGGGAGGCCTTGACATAGA AAGTTTTCTTCACTTGGCTGCCGAGGTGGGACTCTGGGTAATTTTACGTCCAGGACCGTACATAGGCTCTGACCTTGACCTTGGAGGACTGCCCAG CTGGCTTTTGCGTGATAGAGAGATGAAGCTGCGAACCACTTACCCAGGATTCATAGCAGCTGTAAACATGTACTTCGATAAGCTCATTCCCAAAATGGTGCCTTTCCAG TTTAAGAAAGGTGGGCCTATCATTGCTGTTCAAGTGGAGAACAAATATGGATCACATGCAAGAGATGGAAACTACATGTCATTTATCAAAGAG GCTCTCCAAGAAAGAGGCATCAGTGAAGTTCTCCTAACATCAGACGACCATGAGGGTCTAACATATGGTGGAGTCCAAGGAG CTTTAAGAACTCTAAATCTACAGAAAATGAATCATGATGACATCAAATATCTGGAAACAGTACAG CCCAACAGTCCTGTGCTGGTGATGGAGCTCTGGACAGGGAGGTGTGATGGATGGGGCGGTTTACACCATAGTTTACCTGCAGAGG ACTTGGTTGCCGTGGTAAGAGAGATACTGCGACGAGGAATGTCCATCAACCTGTACATGTTCCACGGAGGGACAAACTTTGGCTTCATGAATGGGGCATTGGCCAACCCGTCTTACAAAGCTCTGGTTACAAGCTATG aTTATGATGCTCCTCTGTCAGAAGCAGGAGATTACACACCAAAGTACCATCTTCTCAGAGATCTTCTCAGCAATTTCAACG GTGAAATCCTCTCTGAGATGCCTGGTCTCCGCTGGAAAGAAGAATATGAGACACACATATTCCCACAACACCTCACCCT AAATGAATCTCAAAATCCATCTTCTTCACCCTCGAGCCTTTCAAATCTCAATTCCAATATGGAGAATCTGTCTGTGAATAACGGTAATGGCCAGGCGTATGGATACCCTCTCTACGAGACCACCATCACCAGAGGAGGCTCTTTAAAATCGGGACGCAACATCCAAGACAGAGCCCTGG tttacattaacaaaatttaaacacaaaaatttccaaaaaaaaatgtagaattgGCTGTTCCTGATGGAAAg GAGAAACGCACTTTGAGTCTGCTGGTGGAGAACTGTGGCCGTGTGCATTACGGTAAAGACATGGACAACCAGCGCAAAG GTATTGTTGggaacattttattaaatcatacaCCTCTTAGAGACTTCACAATATATAGCCTGGATATGACTACTGACTTTATTGATAG CTTGTACAGGGCACCTTGGAAGTCCGTCCCTAACAAACCAAGCTTCCCAGGATTTTTCCAGGGAAGGTTATTCGTGAATGGATATCCCAGTGACACTTTCATGAAGCTGCCA GGTTGGAGTAAGGGTGTGGTCTTCATTAATGGCCAAAACATGGGACGGTACTGGGATGCTGGACCACAGCAAGCTTTGTTTCTACCAGGACCCTTCCTCAACAGTGGAATGAACCAG GTGATTGTGTTTGAAGAAGCAGAAGGGGATTTTAAAATCCAGTTTGAAGATTCTCCTGATCTGGGAATGACAGTtgacatttaa
- the LOC109098027 gene encoding galactosylgalactosylxylosylprotein 3-beta-glucuronosyltransferase 1, with protein MPRRRDVLALFLILLPWTLLITFWHQRAVNSLIPVPKDNRTRASKSHQRGFRLYESCVTENKRITKTNQMRYIHQRPPPWSDTLPTLHVITPTYSRPVQKAELTRLTNTFLHVPNLHWLVVEDSAQKTALMSRLLENTGLNYTHLNVETPENLKTQKKPRNARIPRGTMQRNLALRWLRENIDPNSSHKGVVYFADDDNTYSLELFEEMRWTRKVSVWPVAFVGGLRYESPKINSQGKVFGWKTVFDPQRPFGIDMAGFAVNLQLILSKPQAYFKLKGVKGGYQESSLLQDLVTLGDLEPKAANCTKILVWHTRTERPLLRNEGKKGFTNGSMEV; from the exons ATGCCGAGAAGAAGGGACGTCCTGGCACTCTTTTTGATTTTGTTACCGTGGACTTTATTGATCACATTTTGGCACCAGCGCGCTGTCAACTCCTTGATTCCAGTTCCTAAAG ATAACAGAACTAGGGCCAGTAAATCTCACCAAAGAGGCTTTCGACTTTATGAGTCCTGCGTCACGGAGAACAAGCGCATCACTAAGACCAACCAGATGAGGTACATCCACCAGCGACCTCCGCCCTGGTCTGACACATTGCCAACTCTTCACGTAATAACGCCAACCTACAGCAGACCCGTCCAGAAGGCCGAGTTGACCCGCCTCACTAACACCTTCCTACACGTCCCCAACCTTCACTGGCTGGTGGTGGAGGACTCTGCGCAGAAGACGGCACTGATGTCCAGACTGCTGGAGAACACGGGACTGAATTACACTCACTTAAATGTAGAGACGCCAGAGAATCTCAAGACACAAAAGAAGCCCAGAAATGCACGTATCCCACGAGGCACCATGCAGAGGAACCTGGCTCTCCGCTGGCTCAGGGAGAACATCGACCCAAACTCCAGTCATAAAGGAGTCGTGTATTTTGCAGATGATGACAATACTTACAGCTTGGAGCTGTTCGAGGAG ATGCGTTGGACTCGTAAAGTGTCAGTCTGGCCAGTCGCCTTTGTTGGAGGTCTCCGGTATGAATCACCCAAAATTAACTCTCAAGGCAAAGTGTTCGGCTGGAAGACGGTGTTTGACCCTCAACGACCTTTTGGCATCGACATGGCTGGGTTTGCCGTGAACCTTCAGCTCATCCTCAGCAAACCTCAAGCCTACTTCAAGTTAAAAGGGGTAAAAGGTGGATACCAGGAAAGTAGTCTGCTACAGGATCTGGTCACCCTGGGTGACCTGGAACCCAAAGCCGCTAACTGTACAAAG ATACTGGTTTGGCATACCCGGACAGAAAGACCCTTGCTTAGGAATGAAGGAAAAAAGGGATTCACGAATGGCAGCATGGAAGTATGA